Genomic window (Arthrobacter sp. StoSoilA2):
ATCGTTGACCCGTCGGGGACTGTGGTGGCATCCTTCGTGACAACCAAGACCACTGCCTCCCTGGTGTTCTCCTCGTCCGCAATCAGCGAGGGCCAGACGTACACGGTTTACACGGGAGGCAAGGCGGATGCGAAGGCTGGTCTGACGACAGGGTCCATTGACGGAGCGGACAAGCAGGGAACAGTGACGGCAGGCCAGTACACGCAGGCACAGGGTCCCGGTGGTGGGGGCGGGCGCCGCTAGGTTTCACCTGACACAGACCTCCAAGACACAGCTAAGCACGCCCCGATGGCATACTACGTTGCCGTCGGGGCGTGTTTTGTCTTTTCCGTGTTGGTGAGGTTAACCCGGTGGCTGCCCTTGGCTTCCCGACCCTTTTTGCGATGGAAATCGCCGAAAGACAACCTTATTCAGTTGCATCCATGGCCAAGGATGGCCAAAGGGGGTCACGAAGCCACCCGCGCCCAGTCCATCCATGAGCATCCGGTCACATTTTGTTTACGCGCCAACTATGGCGTTTTGGTATCCCAAAGCGTAATCTACATCACATTCCTTCATGTGATATTCGCATTCCGCATGATGGAACCATTCACGTGGCAATGAATGAACCTTCAGAGCTCAGTAAGGAGCGCACTGTGGAAAAAGACCTTGCCCAGGAGGCTGCAACACCGCGGACCGGATCCCTGGCGAAACAAATTGAAGGCGCGTACCAGCGGATCGGAGTGACTGGCGCGCATCGCCAGATCGTCTTCATGATCCTGCTGGGGGTGTTCTTCGACGCCCTTGAGCAAAACGCCGTGGGCATAACCGGCCCCATCCTGCGCCAGTCGTGGGGTCTTGGGGCCACCGAGATCGGCTTGCTGAACACAATGACGTTTACGGCAACCGCACTCGGACGGCTGGCGACGGGCCTGATCGTCGATAAATATGGCCGCCGGCACATGCTGGTCATCAACCTCATCATTTTCGCTGGTGGTTCGCTGCTCTGTGCCGTTGCCCCCAACTACCCCATCCTGGCCGCTGGCCGTTTCGTGGTGGGCTTTGGCCTGGGCGGCGAAATCGCAGTGGCCGTGATCATGATGGCGGAGTTCTTCGCAGCGAAACACCGCGGGACCGCCGTCGGACTCATCAACGTCACCGCGGCCGGCTTGGGCAACATGCTTGCACCTGCCTTTGGCATCCTTGTCTTCAGTCTCTTCGATGGTCCCGACAAGTGGCGCTGGGTGTTCGGCTTACTGTTCATCCCCGCCCTTTTGGTGATGTTCTTCCGACGCTTTGTCCCCGAAACGCCCCGTTTCCTTGCATCCCAGGGCAAGATCGACGAAGCAAACATGGTCATCACCCGTCTGGCCCGCAACAAGCTCTCCGGGCGCATAGCGGATCCGGAAACTTACATCACCGCAGTGCCGGACCCCGTGGTGGCCACGGCGTCGGGACATTGGAAGGACGCGCTGCGCGGTAAGCTCCTCAAGCGCACTGTCCTGCTCTGCATCGCCGTCTGCATGTCATACGCCGCCCAGATTTCGATGCTGACGCTGATGCCCACCATTCTGGTTTCCCGCGGATATGCCGTAAACACCAGCCTCTGGTTCACCCTCATCATGCAGTCGGGCTCTTTGCTGGGCGCGGCCACCGCTGCCTATTTGGCCAGCCGTTTGCCACGCAAAAAGGTGCTCACGGCTGCCGCCATCCTTGGGTGCCTCTCAGGACTGTCCATGGCCTTCCTCGCCAACGACATCGTGCTGGTAGTGATCTTCGGTGTCCTCTTCAACTTCTCCGTCATCATCCTGAACACCACCATCTGGCTGTTCGCCCCGGAGCTCTACCCCACCCGCACCCGAGGCTTCGGAACGTCGATTATCCTCGCAGCAGGCTCGTTGTCCGGCGGCCTCTTCCCGCTCATCTCCGGAGCTGTCTTTGACTCAGCGGGTCTGCCCGGCATGTTCACCACCCTGGCCGTGCTCTTCTGTGTCCTGGCAATCGTGGTTCAATTCCCGCCGGAAACCTTCGGGAAGCCACTGGAAGAAGACTCGGAACCCGGCAACGACGAGGAGGCGGCAATTTATGGACACTGATACTCCCCGGCCTTCAGCCCGGATCGTCCTGCTGGTAAATCCGAACACCAACAGCAGCACAACAGCGATGATGGTGGACCTCGCCAAGGAGACCCTGGAACCCCACGGTCTCCAGGTAGTCGGTATCACCGCGTCGTCTGGACCTTCCATGATTGTGGATCCCGTCTCGCTGGCTGAGTCGGCCCGGCACGTCACCGAAGCAGTGCAAAACTACCTTTCAGGGCCCGACGGCGGCAGGGTCGCCGGCGTGATCGTCGCCGCCATCGGTGATCCCGGGCGCGCGCAACTGGACGGGGAACTGGACATCCCGGTGATCGGCATCGGTCAAGGCT
Coding sequences:
- a CDS encoding MFS transporter, with the translated sequence MEKDLAQEAATPRTGSLAKQIEGAYQRIGVTGAHRQIVFMILLGVFFDALEQNAVGITGPILRQSWGLGATEIGLLNTMTFTATALGRLATGLIVDKYGRRHMLVINLIIFAGGSLLCAVAPNYPILAAGRFVVGFGLGGEIAVAVIMMAEFFAAKHRGTAVGLINVTAAGLGNMLAPAFGILVFSLFDGPDKWRWVFGLLFIPALLVMFFRRFVPETPRFLASQGKIDEANMVITRLARNKLSGRIADPETYITAVPDPVVATASGHWKDALRGKLLKRTVLLCIAVCMSYAAQISMLTLMPTILVSRGYAVNTSLWFTLIMQSGSLLGAATAAYLASRLPRKKVLTAAAILGCLSGLSMAFLANDIVLVVIFGVLFNFSVIILNTTIWLFAPELYPTRTRGFGTSIILAAGSLSGGLFPLISGAVFDSAGLPGMFTTLAVLFCVLAIVVQFPPETFGKPLEEDSEPGNDEEAAIYGH